In Populus alba chromosome 1, ASM523922v2, whole genome shotgun sequence, a single window of DNA contains:
- the LOC118033988 gene encoding sister chromatid cohesion protein PDS5 homolog D isoform X2, protein MPYSETELQERLKEAGRSLLNPPSSVDDLLDLLDKLERFLANVEQAPPRSMQDALLPTMKALISSALLRHSNEDVRFAVASCMSEITRITAPDAPYNDDQMKEIFQLTVASFEKLSQTSGHCYTKAVSILENVARVRSCLVMLDLELDELIIEMFQHFLKFIRSNHPKTVILAMETIMTLVIDESEEISAELLTLLLASVKKQNQSVSPIAWELGERVITNSAAKLKPYLKEAVQSTGIFLDEYAPIVASIFQDDSYTLEGDYSNRSGEHLGLSPNAACQGEIFEGKDMILKSKASKGTASTRNAGTVKKDNASKMLGPCSLTEHSKSTDAQDKAEPKVRLEKEPKTVPSKRGWKPNSLMNPEEGYDPWFNTGRKTTKLPREKRHDKGTEVLPSETPVSKKVALSLKHLSVTKPAGFTPKTGQISGSSSLSPQQQISAGSHPKSSRPKKKGISMNEDADPSPLSLSKSESLSAQVEEKAPESDDIIWRKRSKETSDSEAKKQKHLRKVGLGSKITKKISLSSGHVVSAKKSVVLSEPEKKPHHQSIVIAVRRFNKHSSSVPTDTKKRRSLDGTSDEDVKEAFRDKVKSLHGEVSYLEETPKTKLKRKRTPRKEVSSETPDLSEQLVGSKIKVWWPMDKRFYEGVVDSYDPVKKKHKVLYADGDEEKLNLKRQRWELIKDDIFPVQEQEIDVSKAATSSDGLQKAKCETKSESRKRSKALSSSKRSRAANISKTRARRSAYGAVPNEPIIVNKPADHDTSGSDSGSEDDGKNTPGPDSGSEDDGKNTSGPDSGSKDDGENSTVKLKIDNPLTDINSKQALPETVNPSDNGSPKAGTEYCSFNSEQTTSVGVTPSKDESSKGGDESHGSDGSNREQQGEVSSSFSPKTV, encoded by the exons ATGCCTTACAGTGAGACTGAGCTTCAAGAACGTCTCAAAGAGGCTGGAAGGAGTCTCTTAAACCCTCCATCATCTGTTGATGACCTTCTTGACTTGCTTGAT AAACTTGAGCGTTTCCTCGCAAATGTGGAGCAAGCACCACCAAGATCAATGCAAGATGCTCTTTTGCCTACAATGAAGGCATTAATCTCTAGTGCCCTTTTAAGGCACTCAAACGAAGATGTAAGGTTTGCAGTTGCATCTTGTATGAGTGAGATTACAAGAATAACAGCACCAGATGCTCCTTACAATGATGACCAAATGAAG GAAATTTTTCAATTGACGGTAgcatcttttgaaaaattatcccAAACGTCTGGTCATTGTTATACAAAGGCAGTTTCAATTCTTGAGAACGTAGCAAGGGTGAGGTCATGCTTGGTGATGCTGGACCTGGAGTTGGATGAACTAATTATAGAGATGTTCCAACACTTTCTGAAATTCATCAG GTCCAACCATCCAAAAACTGTAATCTTAGCCATGGAAACAATTATGACCTTGGTCATTGACGAAAGTGAAGAAATCTCAGCAGAGCTTCTCACTCTACTTTTAGCCAGTGTAAAAAAGCAAAACCAG AGTGTTTCTCCTATAGCATGGGAGCTTGGGGAAAGAGTTATCACTAATAGTGCTGCTAAACTTAAGCCCTATCTCAAGGAAGCAGTGCAGTCTACAGGTATATTTTTGGATGAATATGCTCCAATAGTTGCTTCTATATTCCAAGATGACTCTTACACACTCGAAGGTGATTATAGCAATCGTTCTGGGGAACATTTG GGATTATCACCAAATGCTGCTTGTCAGGGAGAGATTTTTGAAGGCAAGGATATGATTCTGAAGTCAAAAGCAAGCAAAGGAACTGCTTCAACTAGAAATGCCGGGACTGTCAAAAAGGATAATGCTTCAAAAATGCTAGGCCCTTGCTCTCTTACCGAGCATTCTAAAAGCACTGATGCACAGGACAAAGCTGAACCTAAAGTCAGGTTAGAAAAGGAGCCAAAGACCGTTCCAAGTAAAAGGGGCTGGAAACCTAATTCTTTGATGAATCCAGAAGAAGGCTACGATCCTTGGTTTAATACAGGAAGAAAAACTACTAAACTTCCCCGTGAAAAACGTCATGATAAAGGCACTGAAGTTTTACCATCAGAAACTCCAGTTTCCAAGAAGGTAGCTTTGTCATTAAAACATTTGAGTGTGACAAAACCAGCAGGATTTACCCCAAAAACTGGTCAAATCTCAGGGTCTTCTTCCCTATCCCCACAGCAACAGATATCTGCTGGAAGTCATCCTAAAAGCAGCCGACCAAAGAAAAAGGGGATCAGCATGAATGAAGATGCCGATCCAAGTCCTTTATCATTGTCAAAGAGTGAAAGCTTGAGTGctcaggttgaagaaaaagctCCAGAATCTGATGATATTATTTGGAGAAAGCGTTCTAAAGAAACAAGTGACTCAGaagcaaagaaacaaaagcacTTAAGAAAAGTTGGACTTGGCTCAAAGATTACTAAGAAGATATCTCTGTCTTCTGGACATGTAGTATCTGCAAAGAAATCAGTTGTCCTAAGTGAACCTGAGAAAAAGCCTCACCATCAGTCAATTGTGATTGCGGTCAGGAGATTTAATAAGCACAGCTCGTCAGTCCCAACAGACACTAAAAAGAGAAGGTCGTTGGATGGTACATCAGATGAGGATGTTAAGGAAGCATTTAGAGATAAG GTTAAATCATTACACGGGGAAGTAAGTTACCTGGAAGAAACcccaaaaacaaaactcaagagGAAGCGTACTCCGAGGAAGGAAGTG TCTTCTGAAACTCCTGATCTCAGTGAGCAATTGGTTGGTAGCAAAATAAAGGTTTGGTGGCCAATGGATAAGAG GTTCTATGAAGGAGTTGTTGATTCCTACGACCCCGTAAAAAAGAAGCACAAG GTCTTGTATGCTGACGGGGATGAAGAGAAGCTTAATCTCAAAAGGCAGCGGTGGGAACtaattaaagatgatatttttccAGTTCAA GAGCAGGAGATTGATGTTTCAAAAGCTGCTACTTCATCTGACGG ACTGCAAAAGGCAAAATGCGAGACTAAGTCAGAGTCACGGAAGAGATCAAAGGCTCTTTCATCCTCAAAAAG GAGCAGAGCTGCCAACATTTCTAAAACTAGAGCTAGAAGATCTGCTTATGGTGCTGTGCCTAATGAACCAATTATTGTCAACAAACCTGCGGATCATGACACATCTGGGTCAGATAGCGGTTCAGAAGATGATGGTAAAAACACACCAGGGCCAGATAGCGGTTCAGAAGATGATGGTAAAAACACTTCAGGGCCAGATAGCGGTTCAAAAGATGATGGTGAAAATTCTACTGTCAAGTTGAAGATCGACAATCCATTGACTGATATCAACTCCAAGCAAGCATTGCCAGAGACCGTAAATCCATCTGACAATGGAAGTCCCAAAGCTGGTACCGAGTATTGTAGCTTCAACTCTGAGCAGACAACTTCAGTCGGTGTGACACCATCCAAAGATGAAAGTTCCAAAGGGGGTGATGAATCTCATGGCTCGGATGGATCTAATAGGGAACAACAGGGGGAAGTGAGCTCTTCCTTTTCACCTAAAACTGTGTAG
- the LOC118033988 gene encoding sister chromatid cohesion protein PDS5 homolog D isoform X3, translating into MPYSETELQERLKEAGRSLLNPPSSVDDLLDLLDKLERFLANVEQAPPRSMQDALLPTMKALISSALLRHSNEDVRFAVASCMSEITRITAPDAPYNDDQMKEIFQLTVASFEKLSQTSGHCYTKAVSILENVARVRSCLVMLDLELDELIIEMFQHFLKFIRSNHPKTVILAMETIMTLVIDESEEISAELLTLLLASVKKQNQSVSPIAWELGERVITNSAAKLKPYLKEAVQSTGIFLDEYAPIVASIFQDDSYTLEGDYSNRSGEHLGEIFEGKDMILKSKASKGTASTRNAGTVKKDNASKMLGPCSLTEHSKSTDAQDKAEPKVRLEKEPKTVPSKRGWKPNSLMNPEEGYDPWFNTGRKTTKLPREKRHDKGTEVLPSETPVSKKVALSLKHLSVTKPAGFTPKTGQISGSSSLSPQQQISAGSHPKSSRPKKKGISMNEDADPSPLSLSKSESLSAQVEEKAPESDDIIWRKRSKETSDSEAKKQKHLRKVGLGSKITKKISLSSGHVVSAKKSVVLSEPEKKPHHQSIVIAVRRFNKHSSSVPTDTKKRRSLDGTSDEDVKEAFRDKKVKSLHGEVSYLEETPKTKLKRKRTPRKEVSSETPDLSEQLVGSKIKVWWPMDKRFYEGVVDSYDPVKKKHKVLYADGDEEKLNLKRQRWELIKDDIFPVQEQEIDVSKAATSSDGLQKAKCETKSESRKRSKALSSSKRSRAANISKTRARRSAYGAVPNEPIIVNKPADHDTSGSDSGSEDDGKNTPGPDSGSEDDGKNTSGPDSGSKDDGENSTVKLKIDNPLTDINSKQALPETVNPSDNGSPKAGTEYCSFNSEQTTSVGVTPSKDESSKGGDESHGSDGSNREQQGEVSSSFSPKTV; encoded by the exons ATGCCTTACAGTGAGACTGAGCTTCAAGAACGTCTCAAAGAGGCTGGAAGGAGTCTCTTAAACCCTCCATCATCTGTTGATGACCTTCTTGACTTGCTTGAT AAACTTGAGCGTTTCCTCGCAAATGTGGAGCAAGCACCACCAAGATCAATGCAAGATGCTCTTTTGCCTACAATGAAGGCATTAATCTCTAGTGCCCTTTTAAGGCACTCAAACGAAGATGTAAGGTTTGCAGTTGCATCTTGTATGAGTGAGATTACAAGAATAACAGCACCAGATGCTCCTTACAATGATGACCAAATGAAG GAAATTTTTCAATTGACGGTAgcatcttttgaaaaattatcccAAACGTCTGGTCATTGTTATACAAAGGCAGTTTCAATTCTTGAGAACGTAGCAAGGGTGAGGTCATGCTTGGTGATGCTGGACCTGGAGTTGGATGAACTAATTATAGAGATGTTCCAACACTTTCTGAAATTCATCAG GTCCAACCATCCAAAAACTGTAATCTTAGCCATGGAAACAATTATGACCTTGGTCATTGACGAAAGTGAAGAAATCTCAGCAGAGCTTCTCACTCTACTTTTAGCCAGTGTAAAAAAGCAAAACCAG AGTGTTTCTCCTATAGCATGGGAGCTTGGGGAAAGAGTTATCACTAATAGTGCTGCTAAACTTAAGCCCTATCTCAAGGAAGCAGTGCAGTCTACAGGTATATTTTTGGATGAATATGCTCCAATAGTTGCTTCTATATTCCAAGATGACTCTTACACACTCGAAGGTGATTATAGCAATCGTTCTGGGGAACATTTG GGAGAGATTTTTGAAGGCAAGGATATGATTCTGAAGTCAAAAGCAAGCAAAGGAACTGCTTCAACTAGAAATGCCGGGACTGTCAAAAAGGATAATGCTTCAAAAATGCTAGGCCCTTGCTCTCTTACCGAGCATTCTAAAAGCACTGATGCACAGGACAAAGCTGAACCTAAAGTCAGGTTAGAAAAGGAGCCAAAGACCGTTCCAAGTAAAAGGGGCTGGAAACCTAATTCTTTGATGAATCCAGAAGAAGGCTACGATCCTTGGTTTAATACAGGAAGAAAAACTACTAAACTTCCCCGTGAAAAACGTCATGATAAAGGCACTGAAGTTTTACCATCAGAAACTCCAGTTTCCAAGAAGGTAGCTTTGTCATTAAAACATTTGAGTGTGACAAAACCAGCAGGATTTACCCCAAAAACTGGTCAAATCTCAGGGTCTTCTTCCCTATCCCCACAGCAACAGATATCTGCTGGAAGTCATCCTAAAAGCAGCCGACCAAAGAAAAAGGGGATCAGCATGAATGAAGATGCCGATCCAAGTCCTTTATCATTGTCAAAGAGTGAAAGCTTGAGTGctcaggttgaagaaaaagctCCAGAATCTGATGATATTATTTGGAGAAAGCGTTCTAAAGAAACAAGTGACTCAGaagcaaagaaacaaaagcacTTAAGAAAAGTTGGACTTGGCTCAAAGATTACTAAGAAGATATCTCTGTCTTCTGGACATGTAGTATCTGCAAAGAAATCAGTTGTCCTAAGTGAACCTGAGAAAAAGCCTCACCATCAGTCAATTGTGATTGCGGTCAGGAGATTTAATAAGCACAGCTCGTCAGTCCCAACAGACACTAAAAAGAGAAGGTCGTTGGATGGTACATCAGATGAGGATGTTAAGGAAGCATTTAGAGATAAG AAGGTTAAATCATTACACGGGGAAGTAAGTTACCTGGAAGAAACcccaaaaacaaaactcaagagGAAGCGTACTCCGAGGAAGGAAGTG TCTTCTGAAACTCCTGATCTCAGTGAGCAATTGGTTGGTAGCAAAATAAAGGTTTGGTGGCCAATGGATAAGAG GTTCTATGAAGGAGTTGTTGATTCCTACGACCCCGTAAAAAAGAAGCACAAG GTCTTGTATGCTGACGGGGATGAAGAGAAGCTTAATCTCAAAAGGCAGCGGTGGGAACtaattaaagatgatatttttccAGTTCAA GAGCAGGAGATTGATGTTTCAAAAGCTGCTACTTCATCTGACGG ACTGCAAAAGGCAAAATGCGAGACTAAGTCAGAGTCACGGAAGAGATCAAAGGCTCTTTCATCCTCAAAAAG GAGCAGAGCTGCCAACATTTCTAAAACTAGAGCTAGAAGATCTGCTTATGGTGCTGTGCCTAATGAACCAATTATTGTCAACAAACCTGCGGATCATGACACATCTGGGTCAGATAGCGGTTCAGAAGATGATGGTAAAAACACACCAGGGCCAGATAGCGGTTCAGAAGATGATGGTAAAAACACTTCAGGGCCAGATAGCGGTTCAAAAGATGATGGTGAAAATTCTACTGTCAAGTTGAAGATCGACAATCCATTGACTGATATCAACTCCAAGCAAGCATTGCCAGAGACCGTAAATCCATCTGACAATGGAAGTCCCAAAGCTGGTACCGAGTATTGTAGCTTCAACTCTGAGCAGACAACTTCAGTCGGTGTGACACCATCCAAAGATGAAAGTTCCAAAGGGGGTGATGAATCTCATGGCTCGGATGGATCTAATAGGGAACAACAGGGGGAAGTGAGCTCTTCCTTTTCACCTAAAACTGTGTAG
- the LOC118033988 gene encoding sister chromatid cohesion protein PDS5 homolog D isoform X1 — MPYSETELQERLKEAGRSLLNPPSSVDDLLDLLDKLERFLANVEQAPPRSMQDALLPTMKALISSALLRHSNEDVRFAVASCMSEITRITAPDAPYNDDQMKEIFQLTVASFEKLSQTSGHCYTKAVSILENVARVRSCLVMLDLELDELIIEMFQHFLKFIRSNHPKTVILAMETIMTLVIDESEEISAELLTLLLASVKKQNQSVSPIAWELGERVITNSAAKLKPYLKEAVQSTGIFLDEYAPIVASIFQDDSYTLEGDYSNRSGEHLGLSPNAACQGEIFEGKDMILKSKASKGTASTRNAGTVKKDNASKMLGPCSLTEHSKSTDAQDKAEPKVRLEKEPKTVPSKRGWKPNSLMNPEEGYDPWFNTGRKTTKLPREKRHDKGTEVLPSETPVSKKVALSLKHLSVTKPAGFTPKTGQISGSSSLSPQQQISAGSHPKSSRPKKKGISMNEDADPSPLSLSKSESLSAQVEEKAPESDDIIWRKRSKETSDSEAKKQKHLRKVGLGSKITKKISLSSGHVVSAKKSVVLSEPEKKPHHQSIVIAVRRFNKHSSSVPTDTKKRRSLDGTSDEDVKEAFRDKKVKSLHGEVSYLEETPKTKLKRKRTPRKEVSSETPDLSEQLVGSKIKVWWPMDKRFYEGVVDSYDPVKKKHKVLYADGDEEKLNLKRQRWELIKDDIFPVQEQEIDVSKAATSSDGLQKAKCETKSESRKRSKALSSSKRSRAANISKTRARRSAYGAVPNEPIIVNKPADHDTSGSDSGSEDDGKNTPGPDSGSEDDGKNTSGPDSGSKDDGENSTVKLKIDNPLTDINSKQALPETVNPSDNGSPKAGTEYCSFNSEQTTSVGVTPSKDESSKGGDESHGSDGSNREQQGEVSSSFSPKTV, encoded by the exons ATGCCTTACAGTGAGACTGAGCTTCAAGAACGTCTCAAAGAGGCTGGAAGGAGTCTCTTAAACCCTCCATCATCTGTTGATGACCTTCTTGACTTGCTTGAT AAACTTGAGCGTTTCCTCGCAAATGTGGAGCAAGCACCACCAAGATCAATGCAAGATGCTCTTTTGCCTACAATGAAGGCATTAATCTCTAGTGCCCTTTTAAGGCACTCAAACGAAGATGTAAGGTTTGCAGTTGCATCTTGTATGAGTGAGATTACAAGAATAACAGCACCAGATGCTCCTTACAATGATGACCAAATGAAG GAAATTTTTCAATTGACGGTAgcatcttttgaaaaattatcccAAACGTCTGGTCATTGTTATACAAAGGCAGTTTCAATTCTTGAGAACGTAGCAAGGGTGAGGTCATGCTTGGTGATGCTGGACCTGGAGTTGGATGAACTAATTATAGAGATGTTCCAACACTTTCTGAAATTCATCAG GTCCAACCATCCAAAAACTGTAATCTTAGCCATGGAAACAATTATGACCTTGGTCATTGACGAAAGTGAAGAAATCTCAGCAGAGCTTCTCACTCTACTTTTAGCCAGTGTAAAAAAGCAAAACCAG AGTGTTTCTCCTATAGCATGGGAGCTTGGGGAAAGAGTTATCACTAATAGTGCTGCTAAACTTAAGCCCTATCTCAAGGAAGCAGTGCAGTCTACAGGTATATTTTTGGATGAATATGCTCCAATAGTTGCTTCTATATTCCAAGATGACTCTTACACACTCGAAGGTGATTATAGCAATCGTTCTGGGGAACATTTG GGATTATCACCAAATGCTGCTTGTCAGGGAGAGATTTTTGAAGGCAAGGATATGATTCTGAAGTCAAAAGCAAGCAAAGGAACTGCTTCAACTAGAAATGCCGGGACTGTCAAAAAGGATAATGCTTCAAAAATGCTAGGCCCTTGCTCTCTTACCGAGCATTCTAAAAGCACTGATGCACAGGACAAAGCTGAACCTAAAGTCAGGTTAGAAAAGGAGCCAAAGACCGTTCCAAGTAAAAGGGGCTGGAAACCTAATTCTTTGATGAATCCAGAAGAAGGCTACGATCCTTGGTTTAATACAGGAAGAAAAACTACTAAACTTCCCCGTGAAAAACGTCATGATAAAGGCACTGAAGTTTTACCATCAGAAACTCCAGTTTCCAAGAAGGTAGCTTTGTCATTAAAACATTTGAGTGTGACAAAACCAGCAGGATTTACCCCAAAAACTGGTCAAATCTCAGGGTCTTCTTCCCTATCCCCACAGCAACAGATATCTGCTGGAAGTCATCCTAAAAGCAGCCGACCAAAGAAAAAGGGGATCAGCATGAATGAAGATGCCGATCCAAGTCCTTTATCATTGTCAAAGAGTGAAAGCTTGAGTGctcaggttgaagaaaaagctCCAGAATCTGATGATATTATTTGGAGAAAGCGTTCTAAAGAAACAAGTGACTCAGaagcaaagaaacaaaagcacTTAAGAAAAGTTGGACTTGGCTCAAAGATTACTAAGAAGATATCTCTGTCTTCTGGACATGTAGTATCTGCAAAGAAATCAGTTGTCCTAAGTGAACCTGAGAAAAAGCCTCACCATCAGTCAATTGTGATTGCGGTCAGGAGATTTAATAAGCACAGCTCGTCAGTCCCAACAGACACTAAAAAGAGAAGGTCGTTGGATGGTACATCAGATGAGGATGTTAAGGAAGCATTTAGAGATAAG AAGGTTAAATCATTACACGGGGAAGTAAGTTACCTGGAAGAAACcccaaaaacaaaactcaagagGAAGCGTACTCCGAGGAAGGAAGTG TCTTCTGAAACTCCTGATCTCAGTGAGCAATTGGTTGGTAGCAAAATAAAGGTTTGGTGGCCAATGGATAAGAG GTTCTATGAAGGAGTTGTTGATTCCTACGACCCCGTAAAAAAGAAGCACAAG GTCTTGTATGCTGACGGGGATGAAGAGAAGCTTAATCTCAAAAGGCAGCGGTGGGAACtaattaaagatgatatttttccAGTTCAA GAGCAGGAGATTGATGTTTCAAAAGCTGCTACTTCATCTGACGG ACTGCAAAAGGCAAAATGCGAGACTAAGTCAGAGTCACGGAAGAGATCAAAGGCTCTTTCATCCTCAAAAAG GAGCAGAGCTGCCAACATTTCTAAAACTAGAGCTAGAAGATCTGCTTATGGTGCTGTGCCTAATGAACCAATTATTGTCAACAAACCTGCGGATCATGACACATCTGGGTCAGATAGCGGTTCAGAAGATGATGGTAAAAACACACCAGGGCCAGATAGCGGTTCAGAAGATGATGGTAAAAACACTTCAGGGCCAGATAGCGGTTCAAAAGATGATGGTGAAAATTCTACTGTCAAGTTGAAGATCGACAATCCATTGACTGATATCAACTCCAAGCAAGCATTGCCAGAGACCGTAAATCCATCTGACAATGGAAGTCCCAAAGCTGGTACCGAGTATTGTAGCTTCAACTCTGAGCAGACAACTTCAGTCGGTGTGACACCATCCAAAGATGAAAGTTCCAAAGGGGGTGATGAATCTCATGGCTCGGATGGATCTAATAGGGAACAACAGGGGGAAGTGAGCTCTTCCTTTTCACCTAAAACTGTGTAG
- the LOC118034060 gene encoding cinnamoyl-CoA reductase 1-like, producing MPVDTSSLACQGQTVCVTGAGGFIASWIVKLLLEKGYSVKGTVRNPADPKNSHLRELEGAQERLTLCKADLLDYESLKEAIQGCDGVFHTASPVTDDPEQMLEPAVNGTKNVIMAAAEAKVRRVVFTSSIGTVYMDPNRSPDVVVDESCWSDLEFCKNTKNWYCYGKTVAEQDAWDVAKKNGVDLVVVNPVLVLGPLLQPTVNASVLHILKYLTGSAKTYANSVQAYVHVKDVALAHILVFETPSASGRYICAERMLHRGEVVEILAKFFPEYPIPTKCSDEKNPRKQPYKFTNQKIKDLGIEFIPVKQCLYETVKSLQEKGHLPIPKQAEDSLKIQ from the exons atgCCTGTCGATACTTCATCACTTGCATGCCAAGGCCAAACTGTCTGTGTCACCGGGGCTGGTGGCTTCATTGCTTCATGGATTGTTAAGCTTCTTCTAGAGAAAGGTTACTCTGTTAAAGGAACTGTGAGGAACCCAG CTGATCCCAAGAATTCCCATTTGAGGGAGCTTGAGGGAGCTCAAGAAAGATTAACTTTATGCAAGGCTGATCTCCTTGATTATGAGTCTCTTAAAGAGGCTATTCAAGGGTGTGATGGAGTTTTCCATACTGCTTCTCCTGTCACAGACGATCCA GAGCAAATGCTGGAGCCAGCAGTGAATGGAACCAAGAATGTGATCATGGCAGCAGCTGAGGCCAAAGTCCGACGAGTGGTTTTCACGTCCTCAATTGGTACTGTGTACATGGACCCCAATAGGAGCCCTGATGTTGTCGTTGATGAATCTTGCTGGAGTGATCTTGAGTTCTGCAAGAACACAAAg AATTGGTACTGCTATGGAAAGACTGTGGCGGAACAGGATGCTTGGGATGTGGCTAAGAAGAATGGAGTTGACCTAGTGGTGGTGAACCCAGTGCTGGTGCTTGGACCATTGTTGCAACCCACTGTCAATGCTAGCGTCCTTCACATCCTCAAGTACCTAACCGGCTCAGCCAAGACATATGCTAACTCTGTTCAAGCTTATGTGCATGTTAAGGATGTGGCACTAGCCCACATTTTAGTCTTCGAGACACCTTCAGCCTCCGGCCGTTACATTTGCGCTGAGAGAATGCTCCACCGTGGAGAGGTGGTGGAAATCCTTGCAAAGTTCTTCCCGGAGTATCCCATCCCCACCAA GTGTTCAGATGAGAAGAACCCAAGAAAACAACCATACAAGTTCACAAACCAGAAGATCAAGGATCTGGGCATCGAATTCATCCCAGTGAAACAGTGCCTGTATGAAACTGTTAAGAGCTTGCAGGAAAAGGGTCACCTTCCAATCCCAAAACAAGCTGAAGACTCTCTGAAAATTCAATAA